A region of Pontiella agarivorans DNA encodes the following proteins:
- a CDS encoding autotransporter domain-containing protein, giving the protein MKFTRTTVFLPLIFAVVSAQAQLYKLNDPNGTNAVLSTEETYTRIILGQDQPNNALEITAGGRANVGSLVDIGQQVGATNSSLTVNNGGLLVIGAADTNNLPSGGIVVGDSTGTGELKVGYGSSVETDNLIVGAGAGETGAVVARNGGKITVLEDLTIGTANNSGNTVTIEDESALIIADTLNLKINNITGATENLNELNINRGGSLLVQGDVNSTALSSSENVNFESGSTLGVGGTLTAKDNSINNGINILIDNALSTNHTAQWHADYMDIGTSSSDNSLIVRNGAIAVSTNDISIGTDSSAQNNALSIEGSNSTFTALDRILVGINGKNNEFNVLDGAKADIAADLALGASVSSGNRVRISGTNSMLSVGGNTYVGGSGGSNTLELEDGAAADFQGSVYVGEKSANNRFTLSDSTATIDGKLIIGNAESASGSTGSVSQNSTPNTSGNMASVGTNSTLNLKNGLVVGKEGSGSILNIYDGGSVDVTGDAVIGEASGDNYIYLQRDSNTQFNVTGDLVVGKSEEGSNRFAVYGGTADIGGDLLLGASTNQHEIKNFIHLETTNAALLVSGSLQIGASNSLNTLDVVDGATASASQLLIGAYAGTSNNTVTVSGENASIAISGMVQIGSTNSGGNSILLKNGGTLETAQDHILIGSTNDYLTVADGGILKTLGWDFDAQTNLATNIVFESGSTLHMMGSLYGTNMVEGGLHFLLDGTGSDWDTGTNTLYVGYETDNNTLSLTNGAKATTLTDLHIGFDSSDNIVNVGGSGSVLTVGNNLILGAEIEDWQRNYLNVLDGGQVNVGNDLFVYRGSEITIDPDSSVVIDGNYIQDEYSTLSIGVSSNQASSGNINLVVENDARFTSSYNSDNHDIIRVFDYGIGESNTVTIVKAGGLYLDDHKTTGSSIIGHIATNDLLGFTVNISNETDYAYIILSDFMQESIGGGGNLTGQLLDISSEIDAMADNGDTNAAAMIATIRANYSTEAEIQKVYGDLYDEKQSAVPAHNVINQGIQSVNNQLFMRADTTRARSGQASSAMNRSEGVAGPHQPEQELQGWISGFGSWADKSASDGFAGYNSSLSGFMIGADLSVAPNVLVGLAGGKGSADIDKDNGASADTKSIYAALYSSIGTDSWFGDFSLIYANSDVDAQLDHAIGTTADYNAQNIAFSIGGGKEMIGNYLILTPQASLLGNIYSQEAYKEDAPSAVGRNVDSYSAFYLQSAIGGSASFYMGMGNIIFKPEVRLHWLHEWLADDESLDFKLAGGANNYSMLLQAPEKDIFKLGIGSSAKIGEFLELRADLDTRFGKDYSDYTLLGSLRYQF; this is encoded by the coding sequence ATGAAATTTACCCGAACCACGGTCTTTCTACCCCTGATTTTTGCGGTCGTATCCGCTCAGGCACAGCTTTATAAACTCAACGATCCCAACGGAACGAATGCAGTCCTTTCGACTGAAGAAACGTATACCCGGATCATCCTCGGCCAGGATCAACCGAACAATGCTCTTGAAATTACAGCAGGCGGACGGGCGAACGTCGGTTCGCTGGTGGATATCGGACAGCAGGTAGGCGCAACCAACAGCAGTCTGACGGTAAACAACGGCGGGCTGCTGGTCATCGGAGCGGCCGACACCAACAACCTGCCTTCCGGCGGCATTGTGGTGGGTGACTCAACCGGAACCGGCGAGCTGAAAGTCGGTTACGGCTCCAGCGTGGAAACCGATAATCTGATCGTCGGTGCCGGGGCGGGAGAAACCGGTGCGGTTGTCGCCCGTAACGGCGGTAAAATTACGGTGCTGGAGGACCTGACCATCGGCACAGCCAACAATTCCGGAAACACGGTAACCATTGAGGATGAAAGTGCGCTAATCATTGCGGACACCCTGAACCTCAAAATCAACAATATCACCGGTGCCACCGAAAACCTGAATGAATTGAATATCAACCGCGGAGGCTCACTTCTGGTTCAGGGCGATGTCAATTCCACGGCACTCTCCTCTTCTGAAAATGTCAATTTTGAATCCGGCTCCACACTGGGCGTCGGCGGCACACTTACCGCAAAAGACAATTCGATCAATAACGGCATCAATATCCTGATCGACAACGCCCTTTCCACCAATCACACCGCCCAGTGGCATGCGGATTATATGGATATCGGAACTTCTTCCAGCGATAATTCACTGATCGTCCGTAACGGGGCCATTGCGGTTTCCACCAACGATATCAGCATCGGAACCGACAGCTCAGCACAGAACAATGCCCTGTCTATTGAAGGCAGCAATTCCACCTTCACGGCGCTGGACCGGATTTTGGTAGGCATTAACGGCAAAAATAATGAATTCAATGTTCTCGATGGTGCTAAAGCGGATATTGCCGCAGATCTCGCCCTTGGGGCCTCCGTATCGTCCGGGAACCGTGTTCGCATCAGCGGAACCAACAGCATGCTTTCCGTTGGGGGTAATACGTACGTCGGCGGCAGCGGCGGCAGCAACACCCTTGAATTGGAAGACGGTGCAGCTGCTGATTTTCAGGGAAGTGTTTATGTGGGAGAAAAGAGTGCGAACAACCGTTTCACCCTTTCTGATTCAACCGCCACAATCGACGGTAAACTGATCATTGGCAACGCCGAAAGCGCATCCGGCTCAACCGGCTCAGTCTCCCAGAATTCGACGCCGAACACCTCCGGCAATATGGCTTCGGTGGGAACAAACTCCACACTTAATCTCAAGAACGGTCTGGTTGTCGGCAAAGAGGGCAGCGGCAGCATTCTGAATATTTATGATGGCGGCAGCGTCGATGTAACCGGAGATGCTGTCATCGGCGAAGCATCCGGCGATAACTATATTTATCTGCAGCGCGATTCCAATACACAGTTCAACGTCACCGGTGACCTGGTGGTTGGGAAATCAGAAGAGGGTTCCAACCGTTTTGCGGTATATGGCGGCACTGCGGACATTGGCGGCGACCTGCTGCTTGGAGCCAGCACCAACCAGCACGAAATCAAAAACTTTATCCATCTGGAAACCACAAATGCCGCACTTCTGGTCAGCGGATCGCTTCAGATCGGGGCATCCAACTCTCTTAACACCCTTGATGTCGTTGACGGAGCAACCGCATCCGCCTCACAGCTTCTCATCGGGGCATATGCCGGAACATCTAACAATACGGTGACGGTTTCAGGAGAAAACGCTTCAATCGCGATTTCCGGAATGGTTCAAATCGGCTCAACCAACAGCGGCGGAAACAGCATTCTGCTGAAAAATGGCGGAACACTGGAAACTGCGCAGGATCATATCCTAATCGGCTCAACCAATGATTACCTTACCGTAGCGGACGGCGGCATTCTAAAAACACTCGGCTGGGATTTCGATGCCCAGACCAATCTGGCCACCAATATTGTATTCGAGTCGGGGTCGACACTGCATATGATGGGCTCGCTCTATGGAACCAATATGGTGGAGGGCGGACTGCATTTCCTCCTCGACGGCACCGGATCGGACTGGGATACCGGAACCAACACGCTGTATGTCGGTTATGAAACCGATAACAACACCCTCTCCCTTACCAACGGAGCAAAAGCAACAACTCTCACCGATCTCCATATCGGCTTCGACTCCTCCGATAATATCGTGAATGTTGGCGGAAGCGGATCGGTTCTTACGGTTGGAAACAACCTGATTCTCGGAGCGGAAATTGAGGACTGGCAGCGAAACTACCTGAACGTACTCGACGGAGGACAAGTCAACGTCGGCAACGACCTGTTTGTTTATCGCGGATCCGAAATCACGATTGATCCCGATTCTAGCGTCGTGATTGACGGAAATTATATTCAGGATGAATATTCAACCCTCAGCATTGGCGTCAGCAGCAACCAGGCCTCCTCCGGAAATATTAATCTGGTTGTCGAAAATGATGCCCGTTTTACCAGTAGCTACAACTCGGATAATCATGACATCATCCGGGTATTCGACTACGGCATCGGCGAATCCAACACAGTCACGATTGTTAAAGCGGGTGGTCTTTATCTTGATGATCATAAAACCACCGGAAGTTCGATTATCGGACATATTGCCACCAACGATCTGCTCGGCTTCACCGTGAACATCTCCAACGAAACGGACTACGCCTACATTATCCTCTCCGATTTCATGCAGGAATCCATCGGCGGCGGTGGGAACCTGACCGGTCAGTTACTCGATATTTCCTCTGAAATTGACGCTATGGCCGATAATGGAGACACCAATGCTGCAGCCATGATCGCTACCATCAGGGCAAACTATTCTACCGAAGCGGAGATCCAGAAAGTTTACGGCGATCTATACGACGAAAAGCAAAGCGCTGTTCCGGCACATAATGTGATCAATCAGGGCATTCAATCGGTGAACAACCAGCTCTTCATGCGCGCCGATACCACCCGGGCACGCTCCGGACAGGCTTCCTCTGCAATGAACCGTTCCGAAGGAGTCGCCGGGCCACACCAACCGGAACAGGAACTTCAGGGATGGATTTCAGGTTTCGGTTCCTGGGCCGACAAAAGCGCTTCTGATGGATTTGCCGGATACAACTCCAGCCTCAGTGGATTCATGATCGGTGCCGACTTATCGGTTGCCCCGAATGTACTCGTTGGACTGGCTGGCGGTAAAGGAAGCGCCGACATCGACAAAGACAACGGCGCATCGGCCGATACCAAATCGATCTATGCCGCCCTCTACTCCTCCATCGGCACCGATTCCTGGTTTGGTGACTTCAGCCTCATTTATGCCAACAGTGATGTAGATGCCCAGCTCGACCACGCTATCGGCACCACCGCCGACTACAACGCACAGAACATTGCCTTCTCGATCGGTGGCGGCAAAGAAATGATCGGAAATTACCTGATCCTTACTCCACAGGCTTCATTGCTGGGCAACATCTATTCCCAGGAGGCCTATAAAGAGGATGCACCCAGTGCCGTCGGCCGGAATGTAGACAGCTACAGCGCCTTCTATCTCCAAAGTGCAATCGGCGGCAGCGCCTCTTTCTATATGGGTATGGGCAATATCATATTCAAGCCGGAAGTCCGGCTGCACTGGCTGCATGAATGGCTTGCCGACGATGAAAGCCTCGACTTCAAACTGGCTGGCGGAGCAAATAACTACAGCATGCTGCTTCAAGCACCGGAGAAAGATATCTTTAAACTGGGCATCGGATCATCGGCTAAAATCGGTGAGTTTCTCGAACTTCGTGCCGATCTTGATACGCGGTTCGGGAAGGACTACAGCGATTACACGCTGCTGGGCTCTCTCCGCTATCAGTTCTAA
- a CDS encoding SOS response-associated peptidase — protein sequence MCGRFTQTKIRKEIIEQLNGIELPPLFQRRYNVAPTQRIAVIRQQNPSSAEESIWGFANPRSGAPIINARSETLTERPMFKHLIFTHRCLIPADGFYEWKGRQPYYFQTLEKKLFAFAGLWKDGRCVIITRAADRNMQGIHDRMPVILPPQLWNDWLLVPKEGKPKSTIVNLKLPEKPESLTMRPVSRRVNKVAYDDPACLEPGEIQTSLFPDEL from the coding sequence ATGTGCGGACGATTTACACAGACTAAAATACGCAAAGAGATCATTGAACAACTTAACGGAATCGAACTTCCACCTCTTTTTCAGCGTCGTTACAACGTTGCACCAACTCAACGGATTGCCGTCATCCGCCAGCAGAATCCTTCCAGCGCCGAAGAATCGATCTGGGGATTCGCAAACCCGCGCTCCGGCGCACCAATCATCAATGCCCGATCGGAAACCCTCACCGAACGCCCGATGTTCAAGCACCTGATTTTCACCCACCGCTGCCTCATTCCGGCAGATGGATTTTATGAATGGAAAGGCCGACAGCCTTACTATTTCCAAACACTGGAAAAGAAACTTTTCGCTTTTGCCGGTCTCTGGAAAGATGGCCGATGTGTCATCATCACCCGTGCAGCCGACCGCAATATGCAGGGTATTCACGACCGCATGCCCGTCATCCTTCCCCCGCAACTTTGGAACGACTGGCTACTGGTTCCAAAGGAGGGAAAACCAAAAAGCACCATCGTGAATCTAAAGCTTCCCGAAAAACCAGAATCCTTAACCATGCGCCCGGTTTCACGCCGGGTGAATAAAGTAGCCTACGACGACCCCGCCTGTCTGGAACCCGGAGAAATACAAACATCCTTGTTTCCCGATGAACTCTGA
- a CDS encoding fumarylacetoacetate hydrolase family protein — protein MKLVRFGEKGEECPGVWMGDGRILDVRALAFHIEDYNEHFFTHHGIRQLEQLLKDPGASFVEASTVRLGVPVARPSKIICVGANYADHAREFGHKIPEEPILFSKVTSALNGPNDPIRIPDGARVMDGEAELAVVIGKTAFGIREADALDYVAGYTLMNDVTERVVQKKNGQWMRGKGFDSFAPLGPFLITPDELPDPGNMTVWQTCNGRELQRANTVDMMFDVPFLIEFISRGMTLNPGDIIATGTPSGIGSARDPQVLLKSGDVVEIGVDGIGVQRNEVVSA, from the coding sequence ATGAAACTGGTTCGGTTTGGTGAAAAAGGGGAAGAGTGTCCCGGTGTGTGGATGGGCGACGGACGGATTCTTGATGTGCGGGCGTTGGCCTTCCACATTGAAGATTATAATGAACACTTTTTCACGCATCACGGGATTCGGCAGCTCGAGCAGCTTTTGAAAGATCCTGGCGCAAGTTTTGTTGAAGCGTCCACAGTGCGGCTGGGGGTTCCGGTTGCCCGGCCATCGAAAATCATCTGCGTCGGGGCGAATTATGCCGATCATGCCCGGGAATTCGGCCATAAGATACCTGAGGAGCCGATTCTATTCTCCAAAGTCACGTCAGCGCTGAATGGACCGAATGATCCAATTCGGATTCCGGATGGCGCGCGGGTGATGGATGGGGAGGCTGAGTTGGCTGTGGTCATCGGTAAAACGGCATTCGGGATTCGTGAGGCTGATGCGCTGGATTATGTGGCCGGTTATACGCTGATGAATGATGTGACGGAGCGTGTTGTACAGAAAAAAAACGGGCAGTGGATGCGGGGAAAAGGATTTGATTCGTTTGCGCCGCTGGGGCCTTTTCTGATTACACCGGATGAACTTCCGGATCCTGGAAATATGACAGTCTGGCAGACGTGCAACGGGCGAGAGCTGCAGCGAGCAAATACCGTCGACATGATGTTTGATGTGCCCTTTCTGATTGAATTTATTTCGCGGGGCATGACGCTGAATCCCGGCGATATTATCGCTACCGGAACGCCTTCCGGAATCGGTTCAGCCCGGGATCCGCAGGTGTTGTTGAAAAGCGGGGATGTGGTGGAAATCGGGGTTGACGGAATCGGGGTGCAGCGGAACGAAGTCGTTTCAGCATAA
- a CDS encoding CTP synthase: MAKYLFITGGVVSSLGKGITAASVGRLLINRGLKIRMLKMDPYLNVDPGTMSPYQHGEVYVTDDGAEADLDLGHYERYTGAPTSQKSNITAGSIYWDVLHKERRGDYLGGTIQMIPHISNEIKARIKVLEEGDPDIILCELGGTVGDIEGLIFLEALRQLALEVGRDNSMFIHLTYVPYIAAAKEVKTKPTQQSVAKLREIGIMPDVLVCRTEVDMEREHLEKLSLFCNVPKDCVIVEKDVETSIYEIPLVLSRAGLDEIILNRFRIAKPSRPLTKWERLIDTIRHPKGIVRIGVVGKYSELQDAYKSIYEALYHGGYAAGYKVDAVKVAAEDIEDDPSVLDTVDGVLIPGGFGSRGMEGKILAAQYARENNIPFLGICLGLQCAVIEFARNVCGLTGAHTTEFDEERGVKTEHPVVCLMEEQTEIEEKGGTMRLGACPCDLKEGSKSFAAYGKKRVSERHRHRYEVNNSYREQLEENGLILSGINPDIGVVEMVELADHPWYVATQAHPELKSQPVDPHPLFKDFVAASVARMKAH, from the coding sequence ATGGCAAAATATCTCTTTATTACCGGTGGCGTAGTGTCATCGCTCGGCAAGGGCATCACGGCCGCCTCGGTAGGGCGTCTTTTGATTAACCGCGGTCTTAAAATCCGCATGCTCAAGATGGACCCTTACCTTAATGTCGATCCGGGCACGATGAGCCCGTATCAACACGGCGAGGTTTATGTGACCGATGACGGCGCGGAAGCCGATCTCGATCTCGGGCATTATGAACGCTACACCGGCGCGCCGACTTCGCAGAAAAGCAACATTACCGCCGGCAGTATTTACTGGGATGTGCTGCACAAAGAACGACGCGGCGATTATCTCGGCGGTACGATTCAGATGATTCCGCATATTTCCAATGAAATCAAAGCGCGCATTAAAGTGCTGGAAGAAGGGGATCCGGATATTATTCTTTGCGAACTCGGCGGAACGGTGGGCGATATTGAAGGCCTGATTTTCCTCGAGGCGCTCCGTCAATTGGCATTGGAAGTCGGTCGCGATAATTCCATGTTTATTCACCTTACCTATGTGCCATACATTGCCGCAGCCAAAGAGGTGAAAACCAAGCCGACTCAGCAGAGCGTGGCCAAACTGCGCGAAATCGGGATTATGCCCGATGTACTGGTCTGTCGGACTGAAGTTGATATGGAACGCGAGCACCTCGAAAAACTGTCGCTGTTCTGTAATGTGCCGAAAGACTGCGTGATAGTGGAGAAAGACGTTGAGACCTCAATTTATGAAATTCCGCTGGTGCTGTCCCGCGCCGGACTCGATGAAATCATTCTCAACCGTTTCCGGATTGCAAAACCATCGCGGCCGCTCACAAAGTGGGAACGCCTGATCGATACCATTCGTCATCCCAAGGGCATTGTTCGCATCGGGGTGGTCGGAAAATATTCTGAGCTGCAGGATGCGTATAAATCGATCTATGAGGCTCTTTACCACGGTGGCTATGCGGCGGGATATAAAGTTGATGCCGTGAAAGTGGCGGCGGAAGATATTGAAGATGATCCGTCCGTTTTGGACACCGTTGATGGAGTGTTGATTCCGGGCGGTTTCGGTTCGCGTGGAATGGAAGGAAAAATCCTTGCGGCGCAGTATGCTCGGGAAAATAATATCCCGTTCCTCGGCATCTGTCTCGGCCTGCAGTGTGCGGTCATTGAATTTGCCCGGAATGTTTGCGGGCTGACCGGTGCGCATACCACCGAGTTTGATGAGGAGCGCGGGGTGAAAACGGAGCATCCGGTCGTCTGTCTGATGGAAGAGCAGACCGAGATTGAGGAGAAGGGGGGCACTATGCGTCTTGGAGCCTGCCCGTGTGATCTGAAAGAGGGATCTAAATCATTTGCGGCCTATGGTAAAAAACGGGTTTCAGAACGCCACCGTCACCGTTACGAAGTCAATAACAGCTATCGTGAACAGCTCGAAGAAAACGGTCTGATTCTTTCCGGGATCAATCCGGATATCGGTGTTGTGGAAATGGTCGAGCTGGCCGATCATCCATGGTACGTTGCCACGCAGGCGCACCCCGAACTGAAATCCCAGCCGGTGGATCCGCATCCGCTGTTCAAGGATTTTGTCGCTGCTTCGGTGGCACGGATGAAGGCGCACTAG
- the infC gene encoding translation initiation factor IF-3 produces the protein MNHRIRVPEIRVIDPNGEPMGVMKTSDALNRAKQYGIDLVEITPNAKPPVCKIMDYGKFKYDQEKKKKEQKKHQVQTKLKEVKFRVNVGDHDYETKMRNLRKFIEHGDRVKISLMFRGRENAHRELGLQVMQRVIQDTVDITTVDQAPRMQGRFINAVLVPKKKQK, from the coding sequence ATGAATCATCGTATTCGGGTGCCGGAAATTCGTGTAATCGATCCGAACGGCGAACCTATGGGCGTCATGAAAACCAGCGATGCCCTGAATCGTGCAAAACAGTACGGTATCGATCTGGTCGAAATCACACCGAACGCCAAACCGCCCGTGTGCAAAATCATGGACTACGGCAAGTTCAAATATGATCAGGAAAAAAAGAAAAAAGAGCAGAAGAAGCATCAGGTTCAAACCAAACTCAAAGAAGTAAAATTCCGCGTTAATGTGGGAGATCACGACTACGAGACCAAAATGCGTAACCTGCGTAAATTTATTGAACACGGCGACCGTGTCAAAATCTCTCTGATGTTCCGCGGACGCGAAAACGCCCACCGCGAACTGGGATTGCAAGTGATGCAACGGGTCATTCAGGACACCGTCGATATCACAACGGTTGATCAGGCACCGCGTATGCAGGGCCGCTTCATCAACGCGGTACTCGTGCCGAAGAAGAAACAAAAGTAA
- a CDS encoding autotransporter domain-containing protein encodes MKSYSNRNPLAGHQKKAVSLAACAFFLCLAAVAQNNEASNNEVYGSNIDRTALTTFNDGSTDLDIFNPLTTSLALNHEVSGYVTVSNSFNTFSITATGASLASPNTASLSIFGGTNLLITGGTFGAGVLNVASNAWTEAVGGRLSDVKNADIQDAVFTGQSAESDSISTGGAPPLPGASTAANASGSTGLILENATFADISGSTLTGGTAGNASDTGTNTFAIGGTGLSLYSSSAVLSNVTVSGGAGGAAGAYGNYSAFASGGHGIQASNSTVVIHSGTFNAGAAGSVNGTDDAGGYALYARDGSSVTNHGGTFNAAGELHSVVIKNSDLTTYGGTYSGEGLLGVTTGSGTNNLYLSGGNFNGLSFINSSNGTQFVSVSNISVYSEVYMEGGTVEVDNIDNTAFQTLEIENGNMIFNQDFTLSGTLSLNSAASTVNFSELSVADGGTIDAGTGSIVASGNALFATGSILNLSVITNQAGSLQAAGITFETNSSLTVDASLAGLSSGITNISIISGALSGFDTNLMNAEIVVSANTNTESRTTAAFDPSGSGLSIIFDTLKLSDYWNATGDFALLANELEDLAPTEMNVIINNLGAEQSAELVQETYFSTMNTFQVAKQGLDSALGLSLSRGTEFRDQLALPKSAEGPRGPTAEPRNDWRFWMKYYGNFYSRSEEGLNPEYDATMHGGVIGMDKSLGRLLIGLSGGMGNYKIDAENGAEQTMNAFQGTLYSTIGFGHSFIDAGLAYGYNDVDSATADPLTLEGEFDTHLISAHLGGGIGFEFAAIGTVITPEASIRYTTYKQNGYTETGTTAAPRTFDSFDSDSMVGSLGLNAAMLNSTALETFAFKIEGRAHWLREFNPEPGDLNYQLVGGANDYTIVYPYLDEDTIRLGVGLTFFNTKKRSRKNVLLRLDFDELIGEDFNSHNLSAKAIFAF; translated from the coding sequence ATGAAATCGTATTCAAACCGGAACCCGTTGGCTGGCCATCAGAAAAAGGCAGTGTCGCTTGCGGCATGTGCCTTTTTTTTATGCCTGGCTGCCGTCGCCCAGAACAACGAGGCATCCAACAACGAGGTTTATGGCTCCAACATTGACCGGACCGCCCTTACCACATTTAACGACGGCAGCACCGATCTGGATATTTTCAATCCCCTCACAACATCTCTGGCCCTGAATCATGAAGTATCTGGATATGTAACCGTGAGCAACAGCTTCAATACGTTCAGCATTACCGCAACCGGCGCCTCTTTAGCGTCACCCAATACAGCCTCCCTCTCCATTTTCGGCGGAACTAATCTGCTGATTACCGGGGGAACATTTGGTGCCGGCGTTCTTAATGTGGCATCCAACGCATGGACCGAAGCCGTCGGCGGCCGGCTTTCCGATGTAAAGAATGCCGATATTCAGGATGCTGTTTTCACCGGCCAGTCCGCAGAAAGCGACAGTATCAGCACAGGCGGAGCCCCTCCGCTTCCGGGAGCATCCACGGCGGCTAACGCCTCAGGCTCGACCGGGCTGATTCTGGAAAACGCAACGTTTGCCGACATCTCCGGCAGTACACTGACCGGCGGTACGGCGGGAAACGCCAGCGATACCGGAACCAATACGTTTGCGATTGGCGGAACCGGCCTTTCGCTGTACTCCTCATCCGCTGTACTGAGCAATGTGACGGTTTCCGGCGGAGCCGGTGGAGCAGCAGGTGCGTACGGAAATTATTCCGCGTTTGCCTCGGGCGGCCACGGCATTCAGGCCTCGAATTCCACAGTCGTCATTCACAGCGGAACCTTCAATGCCGGAGCCGCCGGGTCGGTTAACGGAACGGACGATGCCGGCGGATATGCTCTCTATGCCCGCGACGGATCATCCGTTACCAATCATGGCGGCACCTTCAATGCTGCCGGCGAACTCCATTCTGTGGTCATTAAAAACAGCGATCTGACCACCTACGGCGGCACCTATTCCGGCGAAGGCCTGCTCGGAGTCACAACCGGATCCGGAACCAACAACCTGTATCTCTCCGGCGGAAATTTCAACGGACTCTCTTTCATTAACTCATCCAACGGCACACAATTTGTCAGCGTCAGTAATATTTCCGTTTATTCCGAGGTCTATATGGAAGGTGGAACTGTTGAAGTGGATAACATCGACAACACGGCCTTCCAGACACTGGAAATCGAAAACGGAAACATGATATTTAATCAGGATTTCACTCTGAGTGGCACTCTGAGCCTGAACTCGGCCGCAAGCACGGTCAACTTTTCAGAGCTCTCGGTGGCTGATGGAGGAACCATCGATGCCGGAACCGGCTCCATCGTCGCCTCAGGAAATGCCCTTTTTGCCACGGGCTCGATCCTGAACCTTTCCGTGATCACCAACCAGGCCGGAAGCCTGCAGGCCGCCGGCATCACCTTCGAAACCAATTCAAGCCTGACGGTAGACGCCAGCCTCGCCGGTCTTTCGTCGGGGATCACCAATATCAGTATAATCAGCGGAGCTCTTTCCGGCTTCGACACCAACCTGATGAATGCCGAAATCGTTGTTTCCGCAAATACGAATACGGAAAGCCGGACCACCGCCGCATTTGATCCGTCGGGCTCCGGACTGAGCATCATTTTTGACACCCTCAAACTTTCCGACTACTGGAATGCCACAGGCGATTTCGCCTTGCTGGCCAATGAACTGGAAGATCTGGCCCCGACCGAGATGAACGTCATCATTAACAATCTCGGTGCCGAGCAATCTGCCGAATTGGTGCAGGAAACCTACTTCAGCACCATGAACACCTTCCAGGTGGCCAAACAGGGACTTGATTCCGCATTGGGCCTCTCCCTCTCTCGCGGCACTGAATTCCGCGATCAACTCGCTCTTCCTAAATCGGCTGAAGGTCCACGGGGCCCGACGGCAGAGCCCCGGAACGATTGGCGGTTCTGGATGAAATATTACGGTAATTTTTATTCCCGCAGCGAAGAAGGCCTGAACCCGGAATATGATGCCACCATGCATGGTGGCGTGATCGGCATGGATAAAAGCCTCGGCCGCTTGCTGATCGGTCTTTCCGGAGGAATGGGTAATTATAAAATTGATGCTGAAAACGGTGCCGAACAAACCATGAATGCCTTCCAGGGGACGCTATACTCCACCATTGGGTTTGGACATTCCTTCATCGATGCCGGCCTGGCCTATGGTTACAACGATGTGGACTCCGCCACCGCCGATCCGCTTACACTCGAAGGCGAATTCGATACCCATCTAATCAGTGCCCATCTCGGCGGCGGCATTGGATTCGAATTTGCAGCGATCGGAACTGTAATTACCCCCGAAGCCTCCATCCGTTATACGACCTACAAACAGAATGGCTACACCGAAACCGGCACGACCGCCGCGCCGCGCACCTTTGATTCATTCGATTCCGATTCCATGGTCGGCTCGCTGGGCCTCAATGCCGCCATGCTTAACTCCACGGCTCTGGAAACCTTCGCGTTCAAAATCGAAGGCCGAGCCCACTGGCTTCGGGAATTCAACCCGGAACCCGGCGATCTCAACTATCAGCTGGTCGGCGGTGCGAATGATTACACCATAGTCTATCCCTACCTCGATGAAGACACGATTCGCCTCGGTGTCGGCCTCACTTTTTTCAATACAAAAAAACGATCCCGAAAAAATGTCCTGCTGCGCCTCGACTTCGATGAATTGATCGGCGAAGACTTCAACTCACACAATCTCTCGGCCAAAGCCATATTCGCATTCTGA